In Brettanomyces bruxellensis chromosome 8, complete sequence, a genomic segment contains:
- a CDS encoding uncharacterized protein (MEROPS:MER0015472), whose protein sequence is MFGLGLRFIKPSASFKTFHRDIFNCSLFSSKSRTLYPTRTFQTQTHIVQQFRLYFKSQRRKYATYSELGYYPGRMGGSGEGPHFNNVKNNVVKPILYTIAFSAVTYFAMPYIFDNTPMKYFKTHKKYYLYGLIGLNVAVFGLWQLRFNGGRIYSFLEKYFLLDRSSLTRKSNVSMILSTFSHQEFFHLFVNMLCLYSFAISMVNIMGVSQFSSLYLISGCASSLASIIFSFVTKSYGCSLGASGAISAIFAAFTAIFPTANVALFIIPIPGGASTALALFTAYNVGGCIFRWSTFDFAAHLGGTIVGYLWGMQYKKKIKAKYRHLRSYW, encoded by the coding sequence ATGTTTGGCCTTGGCCTTCGTTTCATAAAGCCAAGTGCTTCGTTCAAAACTTTTCACAGagatattttcaattgttCATTGTTTTCATCCAAATCCAGGACGTTGTATCCAACGAGGACCTTTCAGACTCAAACACATATTGTCCAACAATTCAGGTTATATTTTAAGTCACAAAGGAGGAAATATGCAACATATTCTGAACTTGGATATTATCCAGGTAGAATGGGTGGTTCAGGTGAAGGACCGCATTTCAATAACGTGAAAAACAATGTTGTCAAGCCTATTCTTTACACTATCGCATTTTCTGCTGTCACATATTTTGCTATGCCATACATATTCGATAATACACCAATGAAATACTTCAAGACCCACAAGAAGTACTATCTATATGGCTTGATTGGATTAAATGTTGCTGTATTCGGACTTTGGCAACTTCGATTTAACGGAGGAAGGATCTACAGCTTTTTGGAGAagtattttcttcttgataGGAGTTCTTTGACTAGGAAATCCAATGTTTCTATGATTCTATCTACGTTTAGCCACCAGGAATTTTTCCACTTGTTTGTTAACATGCTGTGTCTTTACAGCTTTGCCATTTCTATGGTGAATATTATGGGAGTGTCCcaattttcatctttgtATCTAATTTCCGGATGCGCCTCTTCTCTTGCATCCAtaattttcagttttgTCACCAAGTCATACGGATGCTCTTTGGGTGCATCTGGTGCCATTTCTGCAATATTTGCTGCTTTCACTGCTATTTTTCCAACTGCAAATgttgctttatttattatccCAATTCCAGGTGGTGCATCAACTGCTTTAGCACTATTTACAGCATACAATGTCGGAGGTTGCATATTCCGTTGGTCTACTTTTGATTTTGCCGCACATTTGGGAGGAACAATTGTTGGTTATTTGTGGGGAATGCaatacaaaaagaaaattaaggCAAAGTACAGACATTTAAGAAGCTACTGGTAA
- a CDS encoding uncharacterized protein (BUSCO:EOG09263UCR) codes for MPYSHHSHSGEYVAHGENTLDEVITKVKQMNFHVFCLTEHCPRYARDLMYPEEEGMTVESLTTIFDKYMVHARRIQKEINNDDSNRLRILVGFESEGGIDEIQTKGCEDLRKKYNVDIVVGSIHYVKRIPIDFDRPRWIKAKQHYNSFRDFFKGYFQCQHEMIKRLKPEVVSHFDLIRLLEEPESDRCEITGKLLKNVNIKTDWPEVWKLIDKNIDLINEQGGLIELNSAALRKGWNSPYPKRDIVELALSKGAKFCMSDDSHGIAQVGFNYDKVLKFIQSFGDKMPYIYYWNVDKDGNKMINKREVSDLADDPFWGNYSNL; via the coding sequence ATGCCATATTCACACCACTCACACTCGGGTGAATACGTTGCCCACGGAGAAAACACGCTGGATGAGGTGATTACCAAAGTTAAACAAATGAACTTTCATGTTTTTTGCTTGACTGAGCACTGTCCTAGGTATGCGAGGGATTTAATGTATCCGGAAGAGGAGGGAATGACCGTGGAAAGTCTCACTACTATTTTCGATAAATATATGGTTCACGCCAGGAGGAttcaaaaagagataaataATGATGACAGTAACAGGCTAAGAATTCTTGTTGGCTTTGAAAGTGAAGGAGGTATTGACGAAATTCAAACGAAGGGATGTGAGGATCTtagaaagaaatacaacGTGGATATAGTTGTCGGTTCAATTCATTATGTCAAGCGGATTCCGATTGATTTTGACCGTCCACGATGGATTAAAGCTAAGCAGCACTACAATAGTTTTAGAGACTTTTTCAAAGGCTATTTTCAATGTCAGCACGAGATGATCAAACGATTGAAACCAGAGGTCGTTTCACATTTTGATTTAATCAGACTTCTTGAAGAGCCAGAGTCTGATCGTTGTGAGATCACAGGTaagcttttgaaaaatgtaaaCATTAAAACAGATTGGCCAGAAGTTTGGAAATTGATCGATAAGAATATCGATCTTATTAATGAGCAAGGAGGCTTGATAGAACTTAACTCTGCGGCATTAAGAAAGGGTTGGAACTCACCTTATCCTAAGAGAGATATAGTTGAATTAGCACTATCAAAGGGAGCCAAATTTTGCATGAGCGATGATTCTCATGGAATTGCACAAGTCGGATTTAATTATGACAAGGTACtaaaatttattcaaagtTTTGGAGATAAGATGCCCTATATCTATTACTGGAATGTCGATAAGGATGGAAATAAGATGATAAACAAGCGGGAAGTCTCCGACTTGGCCGATGATCCTTTCTGGGGTAATTATTCGAATTTATGA